The Bradyrhizobium guangxiense genomic sequence AATCAGCAGCTGCGAGCCGAACTCCTTGTTCAGTGCCTCCAGTCGCGAGGCGAAGTTCACGGTGTCGCCGATCACCGTGTACTCCTTGCGCCGGGGCGAGCCGATATTGCCGGCAACGACCTCGCCGAAATGGATGCCGATGCCAATGCGAAGCGGCCAGCTTGTCTCTGCGTTGATGCGATCCATTGCGCGCAGCATCTCGCGGCCCGCGGCGACCGCACGCTGCGCGGCGTCGGAGGCCTCGAGCGGCGCGCCGAACAGCGCGAGAAAGCCATCGCCGAGAAACTTGTTGACGATGCCGCCGTGGCGGTCGAGGACGTCGACCAGCACCGCGAAGGCGCCGTCGAGCCGGTCGACCACCTGCTGCGGGGTGCGCGACTGCGCGCCGGCGGTGAAGCCGCGGAAGTCGACGAACATCACCGCGACGCGGCGGACGTCACCGCCCCCGCTGGTCTCCGCCGCCATCAAGCGCTCCACCACTTGCGGGGAGACGTGCTGGCCGAACAAATTGGTCACACGGTCGCGCGCGGTGGCGGCTGCGATGCTCGCGGCAAACTGGCGGCGCAGCCGAGCGCCGACCGCACCCGCCAGAGCGCCACAGATCAGGATCACGATGCTACGCACGGCGTGGAAATAGATCAGGGGATCGCCGGCTTCGTCAGCCGCGTTGTAGTACAGCGCGACGGCCAGAAGCCCAGCCGCGGCAACGAAACCTGTGAACGCAGAGAGCCAGAAATCGAGACGCAGCGTCGAGAGGATGACGAAGATGAAGTACATCAGCGGCACGGCGAAGCCGAGAGCCTGGCTTGGGCCCATGGTCCGGGTTTGCAGGATCAGGATCACCGTGGGCAGCGAAGTCTCGATCAGCGTGCCGACATAGCGCCTGATCACCGGCAGATCGCGATCGAGCCGGAGGTTCTTCCTGATCTGGGTGTGGACCCAGACCTCGAACAGGATGAAGCCGCCGAGCAGGCCGTAGACATCGACAAGCCCTTCCGTTCCACGCCACACCCGGTTCACCACGGTGGGATCGATCAAATAGATCGCGGTGAGCAGCACCATCATGACGCAGCCGGTCATGATCAGCGCCCGTACCCGGAGCAGCTCGGTGCGCAGCACCTCGCGTGTCAGCTCGCGCTCGAAATCCTCCGATAGCACAGCGTGCTGCCGCGACTTCCTGCTCGCAAACCGGACCATCATTCCCCCAGTCATTCCGGAGCGCGGCACAGCCGCGAATCCGGAATCTCGAGATTCCGGGTTCGATGCTAGCGCATCGCCCCGGAATGACATCGAGACAGTTTGCCTCAATCCAGCGTGCGACGGAAGCGCGTCACGGCGATGGTCATGGCGACCAGCATCAGGGCCGCCAGCGCCAGCGTGTCGAAGCGCAAATTCTGCATGGTCGCGCCCTTCAGCATGACGGCGCGGACGATGCGCAGGTAATGGGTCAGCGGCAGGCATTCGCCGACATATTGCGCCCAGGCCGGCATGCCTGCGAACGGAAACATGAAGCCCGACAAGAGAATGCTCGGCAGGAAGAACATGAACGACATCTGTATCGCCTGCAGTTGATTCTGTGCGATGGTGGAGAACGTGTAGCCAATCGCGAGATTTGCGGCGATGAAGAGGGTCGAGAGTGCCGCGAGCAGAACGAGATTGCCGAGCACCGGCACGCCGAACAGGAACACTCCGATATTGACGATCAGGAAGGCTTGAATGAAGCCGACCAGGATGTAGGGAATGATCTTGCCGAGCATGACCTCGACCGGCTTGATCGGCATCGACAAGAGGCTTTCCATAGTGCCGCGTTCAATCTCGCGCGTCACCGATAGTGCCGTGAAGATCAGCATGGTCATGGTCAGGATGGTGCCCACCAGTCCCGGCACGATGTTGAGCCGCGATTCCGCAGCCGGATTATAGCGCGCATGCGCCCGGATCTCGAACGGCAGTACCGGCGCAGCGCCGATATAGAGATCGTGCTGGAGAGCGGTCTGCACGATCATCCCGAGCGAGCCGAGTGCGGAGCTGGCGGCGACCGGATCGGTCGCATCCGCCGCAACCAGCAGTGCCGGCTTGTCGCCGCGCCGCACCGCCCGTTCGAAGCCGCGCGGGATTTCGACGCCGAACAGTACTTTGCCGGACTTCAGCAAATTGTCGAAATCGTCGACATCGTGCACTTCGTAGACGAAACGGAAATAGGCAGTATTTTCCAACGCCTTCAGGACGGAGCGGGCGAGGTCAGACTCCTCCTGCAACAGCACCGCGCTCGGCAGATGGTGCGGCGTGGTGTTGATGGCATAACCGAACAACAGCAACTGCATCACCGGAATCGCGACGATCATCGCGAACGAGACACGGTCGCGCCGAAGCTGAATGAACTCCTTCGCCATCATGGCATAGGTACGGCGCCAGAAGCCGAAGCGGTCGCGGATCTCCCGTACGGGACCGGTTGCCTGGATGGTGCTCATTGGAAATTGTCCCTGGAGCGGTTCATCAGTTCGATGAAGACGTCTTCCAGCGATGGATGCGACTTCTGCCAGTGCAGGCCACTCCGCTCGCGCCAGGGTGCGATGCTGGCCTCGAGCGCCGCAACGTCGCGGCCCGAGACGTGCAGCGAGGTGCCGAACGGAGCCACCATGTCAATTCCGGGCTTGCCGTCGAGCTCGGCCGCGAGGCCGCCCAACTCGCCGGTGACGGTGTAGGTCGTCAGCGCGGACTTCGCGATCACCTCGTCCACGGTCCCGCGCGCCAGGAGATGGCCATAAGCAATATAAGCGATCTCGTGGCAGCGCTCGGCCTCGTCCATGTAATGGGTCGAGACCAGCACGGTGAGGCCCTCGGCCGCAAGCGCGTGGATCTCGTTCCAGAAGTCGCGCCGCGCCTTGGGATCGACGCCGGCGGTGGGCTCGTCCAGCAGCAGCAATTGCGGATTGGGCAGCGTGCAGGCGCCTAACGCCAATCGCTGCTTCCAGCCGCCGGAGAGCTCGCCCGCAAGCTGCTCCTCGCGCCCGGACAACCCGAGCCGCTTGATCATGTCGCGTGCGGCACCGCGCGCATCGGCAAGACCATAGAGGCGCGCGACGAATTCGAGGTTCTCGCGCACGGAGAGATCCTGATACAGGCTGAAGCGCTGGGTCATGTAGCCGACCTGGCGCTTGATCTTCTCGGAGTCGCGCAAAATGTCGTAGCCGAGACAGGTGCCCTCGCCGCTGTCGGGCGTCAGCAACCCGCAGAGGATGCGGATGGTGGTGGTCTTGCCCGAGCCGTTTGGCCCGAGGAACCCGTAGATCGAGCCGCGCCTCACCTGCATCGACAGATCATGCACGACCTCGCGGCCGCCGAATGATTTGCTCAGGCCCTTGACGTCGATCGCGATGCCGTTGCCGCCATTCATCGCTTGTCTGCTACCGGGGTTTTGGGATTGAGATAGACGTCGATCGGCTGTCCGACCCGCAGCGCGTCCGGGCGCGAGGGCCGCGCCTGGATCAGATAGACCAGCTTGTTGCGCTCATCGAGGCTGTAGATGACGGGCGGGGTGTATTCGGCCGAGGTCGCGATGAAATAGATCTTCGCGGTGAGGTCGGCGGCGCAATTGTCGCAGGAGACGCGCACCGTATCGCCGATCGCGAGCTTCGGCAGCGCGGTTTCCGGCACGAAGAAGCGCAGCTTCATGTTGCCGGGCGGCATGATCGACAGCACCGGCCGCTGCGCCGCGACCATCTCGCCTTCGCGGAAGTAGATCTGCTGAATGGTGCCGGCAACGGGCGCAAAGCCCTTGCGCCGCGCCATCCGCGTCTCCGACGTCGCAACCTTCGCTTCGGCAACGCGCAGGGCGGACACGGCGGAATCGAGATTGGCCTGGGTGCCCGAGCCGGTCTTGCTGAGCGAGGCCGCGCGATCATAGGTCTGCTGCGCGTTGGCCAGGGTCGCCTTGTTCTGGTTGAGATCGGCGAGCTGGAGATCGTCGTCGACGGAATAGAGCTGATCGCCGACCTTCACCTCGTCCCCCTCGCGGACGCTGAGCTTGGTCACCCGCCCCGCTTCGTCCGGGCTGACGAAGATCATATCGGCCTCCACCCACCCCTGGAAGCCGGGATCGCGCCTCTCCTTGCACCCGGCCAGCGAGATTGCGAGGACCAGCGCGGCGATCGTGCCGAGACGCGGCAGATTGTGCTGTCGATCCCTCACCCTGAGGAGCTGCGAAGCAGCGTCTCGAAGGGCGAGGAGCCACAGCCGGGCCTGCATCCTTCGAGACGCGCGTTCCGCGCTCCTCAGGATGAGGTGAGAGGTGTTGCGCGACGACCTCATGTCGTCCTCCGTTCGCCAAAAATCAAATCGAGATGGACGCGCAGCATCTCCTGCGCGTCGAGCGGCGCGTGCCGCGCAAACAGGCTCTGCCAGATCACCGCGATCATCGCCGGCGCGACCAGGATCTGCGGATAGCGCGCGAGGTTCTTCTGGCGGATCTCGCCGCGGGCGATGCCGAGCTCGATCAGCGCGCGCATGGCGGCGATGCCGCGCGAGACGACTTCGCGGTAGTAGAAGTCGGCGACAGCGGGAAAGCGCGGCCCCTCCGCCACGATCAGGCGGACCAGATCGCCCCGCCTGGTGTTGATGACCTCTTTCAGGAAATTGCCGGCGAAGCTCTCGACGAGGTCGCGCACGCTCCCGGTCGGCGGCGGCAGCGTGGTCAGCCGCTCCACCACCGGCACGATCACGATGCGGACCAGCTCCTCGAACATCGATTCCTTGTCCTTGAAGTGCAGATAGATCGTGCCCTTGGCGACGCCGGCGCGCTTGGCGATGTCGTCCAGGCGCGTTGCGGCAAAGCCGCGGGCGATGAACTCCTCCATCGCGGCTTCCACGATTGCCGCACGCCGCTCCAGCGCGCGCGCCGCTCGGCTTGAGGCAGGCGCCTCTCCGCTGCCTGCTGCCGCAGGGTCCTTCGCGCTGGCACGAGTTGCGGACGGCAAGGCGGTCTTGATGGGCTTCTGGATCATGTTTCATTTATGACTGACTAGTCAGTCATAGTCAAGGCAGTGATGTGGCCCTGTTTGGCTAATGAATTAGCCTTGACTAATGCATTAGTATCTACTAATTGAATTGCATGATCGAAGCTGCGCCAAACCCCGTCACCACCGTGATGCGCGCCCTCGCCGACCCCACCCGCCGGGCCGTGTTCGAGCGCGTGTTCGAAAGCAGGGAGATCAGCGTCGCCGAGCTGACGCGCGGCAGCGGCGTGACGCAGGGCGCGATCTCGCAGCACCTGAAGTCGCTGAAGCAGGCAGGCCTCGTCGCCGAGCGCGCCGAGGGCCGCAACGTCTATTACCGCGCCGCGCCGCAAGGGCTCGAACCCCTGGTCACCTGGATGGACCATTACGGCGTGTTCTGGCGCGAGCGTTTCCAGAACCTGCGTGACCTGTTGAAGGAGATTGATCCATGAGTGCTGCTCCCAATGCGCAAGCCCGACACCAAACCAGAGACATCGTCATCGACGAGGTCTTCCCTCACACCGCCGAGACGATCTGGAAGGCGCTCACCAGCGCGCAGTTGATCGGGCGCTGGCTGATGCAGCCGACCGGCTTCGAGGCCATCGAAGGCAAGGCCTTCACCTTCCAGACCACTCCCGGCGGCAACTGGGACGGCGTGATCCATTGCCAAGTTCTGGAGGTCGTGCCGAACCGCCGCCTCGCCTACGCCTGGAAGGGCGGCGATGCGCGCAACACCGGCTATGGCGCTCCGCTCGACACTGTCGTGACGTGGTCCCTCACCCCGGTCGAAGCCGGCACGCGGATCAGCCTGGTTCATGCCGGCTTCGTCCTGCCCCGGAACGAGTCGGCCTACTCGGTCATGAGCGGCGGCTGGAAGAAGGTCGTCCGCAAGCTCGATGAGATCAGCGGCGAAGGTTGAGTGGGAGACATCGCGATGGACAAGCCCTATACCGGCGGCTGCGCCTGCGGCGCGATCCGCTATTCGATTGCGGGTGAGCCCCTGTTCAGCAATCATTGTCAGTGCCGGGACTGCCAGCGGGAAAGCGGCAGCGGCCACGGCTCGTACGCGACCTTCGCGCGTGCCGGCGTCACGGTCACCGGCGAGGCGAAGCGTTGGGACATGGTCGCCGACAGCGGCCAGGTCAAAACGCGCGGCTTCTGCCCGCAATGCGGCGTGCCGGTGTACATGACCTTTGCGGCACAGCCCGACGTCTTCACCATCCGCGCCGCAAGCCTCGACGAGCCCGCCCGCTACCAGCCGCAGGTTGTCACCTACGCCGCGCGCGGACATGGCTGGGATCATCTCGACCCCGATCTGCCGAAATTTGCCGGCATGCCGCCGGCATAGGATCGGGCGCGCCGAGGCTGATCGGCGGCTCAAATGCACGCCCGGATGTAGGACCGGTTGATTTCCCATAATTCATCAAGCAGCCCGCGCGCCGCCTCCTCGGATTGGATGACGGGGTCAAGCAGCAATGCCTGTAGCGCTGTCTCCTTCGACGCATGCATCGCCGCTTCTACGGCCAGCTGCTGAACCTGAACCTGAATGGTCATCAGCTTGGCCACGGCGTCGGGCAGCGGCCCGAGCGAGACAGGGTGGATACCCCCGATATCTGCCACCACCGGCACTTCGACCGCAGCATCCGCGGGCAGATTCGGGATCACCTGTTGATTGTAAATGACGGCGGATTCGAAGAGTTGCCGGCGGTTATGAACAACGGCGGTGATGATGCCGGTCGCACGCTCCCCCGAAGGCACCGACCACCAGTCAGGCATCTCGGCCACTCCTGCGAGCACGTCATCGATCAGCCGCGTCAGCTTGGCGCGCTCGCCCTCATCCCAGTCGTAGTTGTAGCCGCCCTCGCCGGCCTCCCAGCCATACGAGAGATACTCGCCAACATGGCTGTCGCCACAGCCGAGCCAGTAGCCGAAGGCATGCAACAACTTGCGCGTCAGCGGTGAGAAGGTGGGATCGAAATCCCTCTCCCTCTCGCGCAGGAGCGGATAGAGGTCCTCACCCGTCTCGCGGTCGCGAATTTCGGTCAGGCATTGGAAATGATTGAGGCCTGCACCCCATACCTCCACCTGGTCTTCCCGCATCCCCAAGATTCGGGCGACATTCGCGCGGGCAAGAAATATCCCGTGGCACAGGCCGATGCTGCGAATGTTGCTGTACCGGCCCAGCGCCAGGATGATGCGACTTTCCGGATTGGAGTAGTTGATGAAGGTCGCACGCGGACAACGGAACTCCATCTCACGCACAAAGTCGAAGATCACCGGCAAGGTGCGCAGCGTGAAGAACAAGCCGCCGGGTCCCCCGTTTTCACCCAGCGTATGACGGACGCCAAACTTGCGCGGAACCTCGAAGTCGAGCCGCCACAGCCGGTTACGATCGATCGCGGTGGAATGCACCACGAACTCGGCACCGTCGAGCGCCGAGCGCCAATCCGTCGTTGCCTCGATTGTAAAACCGGCACCGGATTTCTCGTTGAGCAGTTTCGCAAGCCGCGTCGACCGGCCGAGCCGGTCGACGTTTCGTCCGACCAGCACGAGTGTCGCGCCGGAGAGATCGCGGCTCGAAAACAGATCCCGGAACATGCTCATCCC encodes the following:
- a CDS encoding HlyD family secretion protein gives rise to the protein MRSSRNTSHLILRSAERASRRMQARLWLLALRDAASQLLRVRDRQHNLPRLGTIAALVLAISLAGCKERRDPGFQGWVEADMIFVSPDEAGRVTKLSVREGDEVKVGDQLYSVDDDLQLADLNQNKATLANAQQTYDRAASLSKTGSGTQANLDSAVSALRVAEAKVATSETRMARRKGFAPVAGTIQQIYFREGEMVAAQRPVLSIMPPGNMKLRFFVPETALPKLAIGDTVRVSCDNCAADLTAKIYFIATSAEYTPPVIYSLDERNKLVYLIQARPSRPDALRVGQPIDVYLNPKTPVADKR
- a CDS encoding ArsR/SmtB family transcription factor, which produces MIEAAPNPVTTVMRALADPTRRAVFERVFESREISVAELTRGSGVTQGAISQHLKSLKQAGLVAERAEGRNVYYRAAPQGLEPLVTWMDHYGVFWRERFQNLRDLLKEIDP
- a CDS encoding adenylate/guanylate cyclase domain-containing protein produces the protein MVRFASRKSRQHAVLSEDFERELTREVLRTELLRVRALIMTGCVMMVLLTAIYLIDPTVVNRVWRGTEGLVDVYGLLGGFILFEVWVHTQIRKNLRLDRDLPVIRRYVGTLIETSLPTVILILQTRTMGPSQALGFAVPLMYFIFVILSTLRLDFWLSAFTGFVAAAGLLAVALYYNAADEAGDPLIYFHAVRSIVILICGALAGAVGARLRRQFAASIAAATARDRVTNLFGQHVSPQVVERLMAAETSGGGDVRRVAVMFVDFRGFTAGAQSRTPQQVVDRLDGAFAVLVDVLDRHGGIVNKFLGDGFLALFGAPLEASDAAQRAVAAGREMLRAMDRINAETSWPLRIGIGIHFGEVVAGNIGSPRRKEYTVIGDTVNFASRLEALNKEFGSQLLISATVREALGDDGSDAVALGEVEVRGYEQKVAVFQLG
- a CDS encoding TetR/AcrR family transcriptional regulator — protein: MIQKPIKTALPSATRASAKDPAAAGSGEAPASSRAARALERRAAIVEAAMEEFIARGFAATRLDDIAKRAGVAKGTIYLHFKDKESMFEELVRIVIVPVVERLTTLPPPTGSVRDLVESFAGNFLKEVINTRRGDLVRLIVAEGPRFPAVADFYYREVVSRGIAAMRALIELGIARGEIRQKNLARYPQILVAPAMIAVIWQSLFARHAPLDAQEMLRVHLDLIFGERRTT
- a CDS encoding SRPBCC family protein — its product is MSAAPNAQARHQTRDIVIDEVFPHTAETIWKALTSAQLIGRWLMQPTGFEAIEGKAFTFQTTPGGNWDGVIHCQVLEVVPNRRLAYAWKGGDARNTGYGAPLDTVVTWSLTPVEAGTRISLVHAGFVLPRNESAYSVMSGGWKKVVRKLDEISGEG
- a CDS encoding ABC transporter ATP-binding protein yields the protein MNGGNGIAIDVKGLSKSFGGREVVHDLSMQVRRGSIYGFLGPNGSGKTTTIRILCGLLTPDSGEGTCLGYDILRDSEKIKRQVGYMTQRFSLYQDLSVRENLEFVARLYGLADARGAARDMIKRLGLSGREEQLAGELSGGWKQRLALGACTLPNPQLLLLDEPTAGVDPKARRDFWNEIHALAAEGLTVLVSTHYMDEAERCHEIAYIAYGHLLARGTVDEVIAKSALTTYTVTGELGGLAAELDGKPGIDMVAPFGTSLHVSGRDVAALEASIAPWRERSGLHWQKSHPSLEDVFIELMNRSRDNFQ
- a CDS encoding ABC transporter permease produces the protein MSTIQATGPVREIRDRFGFWRRTYAMMAKEFIQLRRDRVSFAMIVAIPVMQLLLFGYAINTTPHHLPSAVLLQEESDLARSVLKALENTAYFRFVYEVHDVDDFDNLLKSGKVLFGVEIPRGFERAVRRGDKPALLVAADATDPVAASSALGSLGMIVQTALQHDLYIGAAPVLPFEIRAHARYNPAAESRLNIVPGLVGTILTMTMLIFTALSVTREIERGTMESLLSMPIKPVEVMLGKIIPYILVGFIQAFLIVNIGVFLFGVPVLGNLVLLAALSTLFIAANLAIGYTFSTIAQNQLQAIQMSFMFFLPSILLSGFMFPFAGMPAWAQYVGECLPLTHYLRIVRAVMLKGATMQNLRFDTLALAALMLVAMTIAVTRFRRTLD
- a CDS encoding alpha-glucosidase/alpha-galactosidase, yielding MARPTKIVFLGASSASFGMSMFRDLFSSRDLSGATLVLVGRNVDRLGRSTRLAKLLNEKSGAGFTIEATTDWRSALDGAEFVVHSTAIDRNRLWRLDFEVPRKFGVRHTLGENGGPGGLFFTLRTLPVIFDFVREMEFRCPRATFINYSNPESRIILALGRYSNIRSIGLCHGIFLARANVARILGMREDQVEVWGAGLNHFQCLTEIRDRETGEDLYPLLRERERDFDPTFSPLTRKLLHAFGYWLGCGDSHVGEYLSYGWEAGEGGYNYDWDEGERAKLTRLIDDVLAGVAEMPDWWSVPSGERATGIITAVVHNRRQLFESAVIYNQQVIPNLPADAAVEVPVVADIGGIHPVSLGPLPDAVAKLMTIQVQVQQLAVEAAMHASKETALQALLLDPVIQSEEAARGLLDELWEINRSYIRACI
- a CDS encoding GFA family protein, with the translated sequence MDKPYTGGCACGAIRYSIAGEPLFSNHCQCRDCQRESGSGHGSYATFARAGVTVTGEAKRWDMVADSGQVKTRGFCPQCGVPVYMTFAAQPDVFTIRAASLDEPARYQPQVVTYAARGHGWDHLDPDLPKFAGMPPA